A single genomic interval of Campylobacter anatolicus harbors:
- a CDS encoding hydrogenase small subunit, producing the protein MRINKHLDELATLPSIKQNGSIAKALKDHGFSRRDFMKWAGAMTAFMALPASMTPVVARAAELSDRVPVVWLHMAECTGCSESLLRSDAPSIDSLIFDYISLEYHETIMAASGWQAEENLESAVEKYKGKYILLVEGGIPTGETEHYLTIGGLGISGLHHAQSACEKAAAIFAIGTCSSFGGIQAARPNPSNSVSLSKVTSKPVINVPGCPPSEKNIVGNVLHYILFGTLPALDVFNRPRWAYGLRIHDLCERRGHFDAGEFVQSFGDEGAKQGYCLYKVGCKGPYTFNNCSRERFNQHTSWPVQAGHGCIGCSEPDFWDNMGPFEEPMADRLFDTVLGLGADNVSDKIGVGVLTLAGIGIAAHAAIGIMKKDKE; encoded by the coding sequence ATGCGAATAAACAAGCATTTAGATGAGTTGGCTACTTTACCAAGTATCAAGCAAAATGGCTCTATTGCAAAAGCCCTAAAAGACCATGGATTTAGCCGTCGTGATTTTATGAAATGGGCTGGGGCAATGACCGCGTTTATGGCATTACCTGCTTCTATGACACCTGTTGTGGCACGTGCTGCTGAGCTTAGTGATAGAGTGCCGGTTGTATGGCTACATATGGCAGAATGTACTGGCTGTAGTGAGAGTTTATTGCGTTCAGATGCTCCTAGCATTGATAGCTTGATATTTGATTATATCTCTCTTGAGTATCACGAGACGATTATGGCGGCATCTGGTTGGCAAGCGGAAGAAAATTTAGAAAGTGCAGTTGAAAAATACAAAGGCAAATACATACTTTTGGTAGAAGGAGGCATACCTACGGGAGAGACGGAGCATTATCTCACGATAGGTGGTCTTGGTATAAGTGGGCTTCATCACGCACAAAGTGCCTGTGAGAAAGCAGCTGCTATATTTGCCATCGGTACCTGTTCTAGTTTTGGTGGCATTCAAGCTGCACGTCCTAATCCTTCAAATTCTGTATCCTTAAGCAAAGTTACAAGTAAGCCCGTTATAAATGTCCCAGGCTGTCCGCCTAGTGAGAAAAACATCGTGGGTAACGTGCTTCACTATATTTTATTTGGCACACTCCCAGCACTTGATGTATTCAATCGACCAAGATGGGCTTATGGCTTACGTATCCACGATCTTTGTGAAAGACGCGGACATTTTGATGCTGGTGAGTTCGTACAAAGCTTTGGCGATGAGGGTGCTAAGCAAGGATACTGCCTATATAAAGTCGGTTGCAAAGGACCATACACGTTTAATAACTGCTCTAGAGAGAGATTTAATCAGCACACAAGTTGGCCAGTTCAAGCAGGACATGGCTGTATAGGTTGCTCTGAGCCGGATTTTTGGGATAATATGGGACCATTTGAAGAACCGATGGCAGATAGGCTGTTTGATACGGTTTTAGGACTTGGTGCGGATAACGTCAGTGACAAGATTGGAGTAGGGGTTTTAACTCTTGCAGGCATTGGTATTGCAGCACATGCAGCCATTGGCATAATGAAAAAAGATAAAGAGTAA